A window from Puniceicoccus vermicola encodes these proteins:
- a CDS encoding alpha-glucosidase/alpha-galactosidase codes for MSCKITLIGAGSVVFAKTLIGDILQFPELSDSTICLMDVDPERLKVADIMMKRVARKLGVNPTIVSTLDRREAVKDAKYVICTIQVGGFKPSTVVDFEIPKKYGLRQTIADTLGIGGIFRGLRTIPVLLGISRDIEELAHPDCLFLNYTNPMAMNCWAVDEAVGIPHVGLCHSVFGTARMLASHANLNYDDVSYLVAGINHMAFFLKFQYQGQDAYPLLFKALNDPDRHYELVRYEMMRRLGYFVTESSEHQSEYVPHFIHFGEEMVDRYKIPLDEYIRRCEAIIASWKDTEAKLIGEEGEIEVKEQSHEYGSFIIHSIETNTPRTVYGNVPNQGLIDNLLQGCCVEVPCLVDGTGLNPVKIGELPPQLAAICMSNVNVQRLTVSAALTGKREHIYQAAMADPHTAASLPLDKIWAMCDELVEQHQKDGFLGEFEPVIRGTGRSFAGIGDRLIATAKASASHLDVVDSELHLEISVENPRKTTQSVSLALSPENENLELQKTQLQIEIAPQSTATEVVPGTIRKPITQKTRVDLISESTCVLAIGATLVPRTWISAKEDGFGHFEMSLSGFPCATGKIRRHQGNLELEMQIQDSKPEVYPENPDQSSYVHLFFSEQNRNNIAALGVIPGEGEKSGIDFWNKSKSETKTSYRYSQTELNYTLTASIPLHAIGLPESGPFLFDATASLQALGDAHSGGKAFLSGENQPHRYNDRAFLIDC; via the coding sequence ATGAGCTGCAAAATCACCCTCATCGGCGCCGGATCGGTCGTCTTCGCCAAGACCTTGATCGGCGACATCCTCCAATTTCCCGAACTGTCCGACTCGACCATCTGCCTGATGGATGTCGATCCGGAACGATTGAAAGTCGCCGATATCATGATGAAACGGGTCGCCCGCAAACTCGGAGTCAACCCGACCATCGTTTCCACCCTTGACCGGCGCGAAGCCGTGAAGGACGCGAAATACGTCATTTGCACGATTCAAGTCGGAGGATTCAAGCCGTCCACGGTTGTCGACTTCGAAATCCCAAAAAAGTACGGCCTCCGGCAGACCATCGCCGACACTCTGGGAATTGGCGGAATCTTCCGCGGTTTGAGAACGATCCCGGTCCTTCTCGGGATTTCCCGGGACATCGAGGAACTGGCCCATCCCGACTGCCTATTCCTCAATTACACGAATCCGATGGCCATGAATTGCTGGGCCGTCGACGAGGCCGTGGGCATTCCCCATGTCGGTCTTTGCCACTCGGTTTTTGGGACCGCCAGAATGCTCGCTTCCCACGCGAATCTGAATTATGACGATGTTTCCTATCTCGTTGCGGGCATCAACCACATGGCGTTCTTCCTCAAGTTTCAATACCAAGGCCAGGACGCCTACCCTCTTCTGTTCAAAGCGCTCAACGATCCAGACCGTCACTATGAACTCGTTCGTTACGAGATGATGAGAAGGCTCGGCTACTTCGTCACCGAGTCCAGCGAGCACCAGTCGGAATACGTCCCCCACTTCATCCATTTCGGCGAAGAGATGGTGGACCGCTATAAGATCCCCCTCGACGAATACATCCGCCGTTGCGAGGCGATTATCGCCTCATGGAAGGACACCGAAGCCAAATTAATCGGCGAAGAGGGAGAGATCGAAGTGAAGGAGCAATCACACGAATACGGATCCTTCATTATCCATTCCATCGAAACCAACACACCACGCACCGTGTATGGCAATGTCCCAAACCAAGGACTTATCGACAATCTCCTGCAAGGATGCTGTGTGGAAGTTCCCTGCTTGGTCGACGGCACCGGACTGAATCCCGTAAAAATCGGTGAACTCCCCCCACAACTGGCCGCCATTTGCATGAGCAATGTCAACGTTCAACGCCTGACCGTCAGCGCCGCTCTGACCGGAAAGCGCGAACACATCTATCAGGCGGCGATGGCCGACCCGCACACGGCCGCCTCGCTGCCGCTGGACAAAATTTGGGCGATGTGCGACGAGCTCGTTGAACAGCATCAAAAAGATGGTTTTCTCGGAGAGTTTGAACCGGTCATTCGGGGAACGGGTCGGTCCTTTGCCGGGATCGGGGATCGGCTGATCGCCACCGCAAAAGCCAGCGCGTCTCATTTGGACGTAGTTGACAGTGAGCTCCATTTGGAGATCTCCGTCGAAAACCCGAGAAAAACTACTCAATCGGTTTCACTCGCCCTGAGCCCGGAAAATGAAAACCTGGAGTTGCAGAAAACCCAACTACAAATCGAAATCGCTCCTCAATCGACAGCGACCGAAGTCGTTCCCGGCACGATCCGAAAGCCGATCACCCAGAAGACCCGGGTCGACCTGATCTCCGAAAGCACGTGTGTGCTCGCAATCGGGGCGACCCTCGTCCCACGGACGTGGATCAGCGCCAAGGAAGACGGTTTCGGACACTTCGAGATGTCCTTGTCCGGCTTTCCCTGCGCCACAGGCAAGATTCGCCGCCACCAGGGTAATCTCGAGCTCGAAATGCAGATCCAGGATTCCAAACCTGAAGTTTATCCCGAAAATCCCGACCAGAGTTCTTACGTCCATCTCTTCTTCTCGGAACAGAACCGCAACAACATCGCTGCCTTAGGCGTGATCCCGGGAGAAGGAGAAAAGAGCGGAATTGATTTCTGGAACAAATCGAAGTCGGAGACCAAGACCTCCTACCGGTATTCTCAGACCGAGCTCAACTACACCTTAACCGCGAGCATCCCCCTCCATGCGATCGGCTTGCCGGAATCGGGCCCTTTCCTCTTTGATGCAACCGCCTCTCTACAGGCACTTGGCGACGCTCACTCCGGCGGCAAAGCCTTCCTCAGCGGGGAGAATCAACCCCACCGATACAACGACCGGGCCTTCTTGATCGATTGCTAA